A genomic region of Drosophila kikkawai strain 14028-0561.14 chromosome X, DkikHiC1v2, whole genome shotgun sequence contains the following coding sequences:
- the LOC108076037 gene encoding ubiquitin-conjugating enzyme E2 D2B, protein MTEEKPAQIEEISDAAAAEPTIAEVLPDIITMVEHVANIGSAVGRRPLGSGNCNDIPDISHCNVHRLKHELKDILANPPPYCCVSIKALDLTHWVAIINGPIETVYEGGHFRLDINFPSAYPFKPPMIRFVTRVYHCNVDKYGAICMDLLRDRWSPIITVSKVLLSIYLLMGDCNPDDPLDSYVAEMYKTNRLEHDRVARYWTEHFAKPEAKKEDDE, encoded by the exons ATGACTGAGGAGAAACCAGCCCAGATTGAGGAGATATctgatgccgccgccgctgaaCCAACCATCGCTGAAGTTTTGCCAGATATCATCACCATGGTGGAGCACGTGGCCAACATTGGTAGCGCCGTAGGAAGACGCCCGCTGGGATCTGGAAACTGCAATGATATTCCCGATATTTCCCATTGCAATGTACATCGCCTCAAGCACGAGCTGAAAGATATTCTTGCCAATCCGCCGCCATATTGCTGTGTGTCCATCAAGGCCCTTGATCTAACCCATTGGGTGGCCATTATAAATGGCCCCATTGAGACTGTCTACGAGGGCGGACATTTTCGCCTGGATATAAACTTCCCTTCCGCGTATCCGTTTAAGCCGCCAATGATACGCTTTGTGACGCGTGTCTATCACTGCAATGTGGACAAATACGGTGCCATTTGCATGGATTTACTGAGAGATCGCTGGTCGCCCATTATCACGGTATCCAAG GTTTTACTTTCCATCTATTTGTTAATGGGCGATTGCAATCCGGATGATCCCCTGGACAGCTACGTTGCCGAAATGTACAAAACCAATCGCTTGGAGCACGATCGGGTGGCTCGTTATTGGACCGAACACTTTGCCAAGCCGgaagcaaaaaaagaagatgaTGAATGA
- the LOC108075992 gene encoding chromosomal serine/threonine-protein kinase JIL-1-like: MSDQKDEKPKTNPEVEEPTPVAASSNGNKRRRESTPSSPPPAKKVKTSTDEEEEQPTSTSRLRKASDNKQQQKESDANKEVENGNHHNQGPKDEGDAIVEPRDDADEVVIISSDSSDEDDLDRYLDNNWLDLLENLVGDLPTNRERQSLEAASLHVNVASSESSADEAVNQDDGQAEQLDNDEFPHEEAENLVINEYDLQLREEQQYEARHEEPLNLVIGESVDRERQSLDTESLHVNVDLDENNSADDGQMAEQPDNDNTPYQDEEPVNLVIAAQQDEQPEELVDDNNEEGVLVIDEEHQQEDRADEEPESVVQNSHSPVYNEDTDSPEDEEPDSNRDAATDDPIDLNRTTHLNRLQRDTDLQNRVQLDTEMAVSFGDFQILRLIGEGAHGKVFLVRKRNGLDVGQVYAMKVISKMIPLRDWKSAERIKIERVILEAIQEVPFMVNLHYAFQSEHHLFLVTDFIQGGELYRRLQLEGPLPEAAVRLYVAELVLALEALHQANIVYRDLKLENILIDSEGHIVVADFGLATVLIAEKLNRTKSFCGTLSYMAPEVIVIGPDGYDTRVDWWSLGVFTLELLTSINPFALLSREEISQRIFHGNIELPLHLSEGARDFIRRLMETDINRRMGAEEIRAHEFLQGIDWSMLPQKQHNMPFRPTLEGIEDVSHFDTNFTSKPIELPLCEVALPSDLCMYNGFDYISPRLLEWRRDHDEEDVEFRNPEADIIPTLPDDTVLGRRLLNGASACGTCFLMDDNILVKIIHLSKFHVSEVDALMTFSHENIVHYYGTYRNSCEIWIMMEYLRGRDLFHAISSGQLNEELSRLLFRQMVSAVQHLHMHHFIHGDLKPENIVFANETDMTIKLVDFGLARYSRDFRQWEDYPRYTPLYAPPELITPHNNRRVAYTPAVDIYGLGVTLYCMIVGSGPYHYDLEVEHISQAEEQLLNRIQQEPFDQEAEGWLNASQALRDLVSWCLEKDPAARPSLVEILNSEWLREETEEDAGPVEVQEQVEDQVQDHEEDVQEEEDVEEEDSQEEEDAQEEEDVEEEDDEEEDALEEETVEEEDSEEEDVEEIED; the protein is encoded by the exons ATGAGCGACCAAAAAGAcgaaaaacccaaaaccaacCCAGAGGTTGAGGAACCGACCCCGGTCGCCGCCAGTAGTAATGGCAACAAGCGGCGCAGGGAAAGCACGCCGTCATCGCCACCGCCGGCCAAGAAGGTCAAGACAAGCActgatgaggaggaggaacaaCCCACTTCCACTTCTCGTTTGAGAAAGGCATCTGATaataagcagcagcagaaggagtCAGATGCGAATAAAGAGGTGGAAAATGGGAATCACCACAACCAGGGACCAAAGGATGAAGGGGATGCCATAGTTGAACCTAGAGACGACGCCGATGAAGTCGTTATTATCAGCTCTGATTCTTCCGATGAGGATGACTTGGACAGATATCTAGACAACAACTGGCTTGATCTACTGGAGAATCTAGTCGGGGATTTACCTACAAacagagagagacagagtTTGGAGGCCGCAAGTCTACACGTGAACGTGGCCTCATCCGAGTCCAGTGCTGACGAAGCCGTGAATCAGGATGATGGACAGGCAGAGCAGCTAGACAACGACGAGTTCCCCCATGAAGAGGCAGAGAATCTGGTCATCAATGAGTATGATTTGCAGTTAAGGGAAGAGCAGCAGTACGAGGCCCGCCATGAAGAACCATTAAACCTAGTCATTGGCGAGTCTGTGgacagagagagacagagtTTAGATACCGAAAGTCTACACGTGAACGTGGATTTGGATGAGAACAACAGCGCTGACGATGGACAGATGGCAGAGCAGCCAGATAACGACAATACCCCCTATCAAGATGAAGAACCAGTAAACCTGGTCATCGCAGCGCAGCAGGACGAACAGCCAGAGGAGTTGGTGGATGACAATAATGAAGAAGGGGTCTTGGTCATCGATGAGGAGCACCAGCAGGAAGATAGAGCTGACGAGGAGCCTGAGTCGGTCGTGCAGAATTCCCACTCTCCTGTATACAACGAAGACACAGACTCTCCCGAGGATGAGGAGCCTGACTCCAACAGAGATGCTGCAACAGACGATCCCATCGATTTGAACAGAACAACCCATCTCAACCGGCTGCAGAGGGACACCGATCTACAAAACCGCGTCCAGTTGGACACGGAAATGGCCGTAAGTTTCGGGGATTTTCAAATCCTACGTCTCATTGGTGAAGGAGCACACGGCAAGGTATTTTTGGTACGAAAGCGAAACGGTTTAGATGTGGGGCAAGTGTATGCCATGAAGGTTATCTCCAAGATGATACCCCTCCGCGACTGGAAGTCAGCGGAGCGTATTAAAATTGAGCGTGTTATCCTAGAAGCTATACAGGAAGTACCCTTTATGGTGAATCTTCACTATGCCTTTCAGTCGGAACATCATCTCTTTCTGGTCACGG ACTTTATCCAAGGTGGTGAGCTGTACCGGCGCCTTCAGTTAGAGGGACCCCTGCCGGAGGCGGCAGTGCGCCTCTATGTGGCCGAATTGGTTTTGGCTTTGGAGGCTTTGCACCAGGCAAACATTGTCTATCGTGACCTCAAACTGGAGAATATTCTGATCGACAGCGAGGGTCACATTGTGGTGGCCGACTTTGGTCTAGCCACTGTTTTGATTGCCGAAAAATTGAACCGGACGAAAAGTTTCTGCGGCACGCTGTCGTACATGGCACCGGAGGTGATAGTAATTGGCCCCGATGGCTACGACACGAGAGTTGATTGGTGGTCATTGGGTGTGTTTACCTTGGAGCTGCTCACCAGTATCAATCCGTTTGCTTTGCTAAGCCGGGAAGAAATAAGCCAAAGGATTTTTCATGGTAATATCGAGCTTCCCTTGCATCTCAGCGAAGGGGCAAGAGACTTTATAAGGAGGCTAATGGAAACGGATATAAATAGGCGTATGGGTGCCGAGGAGATTCGGGCACATGAATTTCTCCAGGGCATCGATTGGTCGATGCTACCACAAAAGCAACACAATATGCCCTTTCGTCCAACCCTCGAGGGCATCGAGGATGTGAGTCACTTTGATACCAATTTTACCTCCAAGCCAATAGAGTTGCCCCTGTGCGAGGTGGCTCTGCCCAGTGACCTTTGCATGTACAATGGATTTGACTATATATCTCCTCGCCTTCTGGAATGGAGACGTGATCACGACGAGGAAGATGTAGAGTTTCGCAATCCAGAGGCAGAT aTCATACCCACACTTCCGGATGATACCGTATTGGGCCGCCGGCTGTTGAACGGTGCCAGTGCTTGCGGCACCTGTTTCCTCATGGATGACAACATCCTGGTCAAGATCATACACTTGTCCAAATTCCATGTCTCTGAGGTGGATGCCTTGATGACATTTTCGCACGAGAATATTGTCCATTATTATGGGACTTATCGGAACAGCTGCGAGATCTGGATCATGATGGAGTACCTAAGAGGCAGGGATCTATTCCATGCTATCTCGAGTGGCCAGCTGAATGAGGAACTTAGCCGCCTGCTCTTCCGGCAGATGGTCAGTGCTGTCCAGCACCTGCATATGCATCACTTTATACACGGTGATCTCAAGCCGGAGAATATAGTGTTTGCCAACGAGACGGATATGACTATTAAGCTGGTGGACTTTGGCCTGGCCCG TTATAGCAGAGATTTCCGGCAATGGGAAGACTATCCACGCTATACCCCGCTATATGCCCCGCCAGAGCTAATAACGCCCCATAACAACCGCCGTGTGGCCTATACCCCAGCAGTGGACATCTATGGGCTGGGTGTTACGCTTTACTGTATGATTGTGGGATCTGGTCCGTATCATTATGATTTGGAGGTAGAGCACATTTCGCAGGCAGAAGAGCAGCTCCTGAATCGCATACAGCAGGAGCCGTTTGATCAGGAGGCCGAGGGTTGGCTAAATGCTAGCCAGGCCTTACGGGATCTGGTGAGCTGGTGTCTGGAGAAGGACCCAGCAGCACGGCCCTCGCTGGTGGAGATACTCAACAGTGAGTGGCTGAGAGAGGAGACGGAGGAAGATGCTGGACCAGTTGAAGTTCAGGAACAAGTTGAAGACCAAGTCCAGGACCATGAAGAAGATgtccaagaagaagaagatgtCGAAGAAGAAGATtcccaagaagaagaagatgccCAAGAAGAAGAGGATGTCGAAGAAGAGGATGACGAAGAAGAAGATGCCCTCGAAGAAGAAACTGTCGAAGAAGAAGATTCCGAAGAAGAAGATGTCGAAGAAATCGAAGACTAA